In Thermanaerovibrio velox DSM 12556, the genomic stretch ATCAAACACGATCCGCTTCGTGGCCCCCATGGCGGAGGCCAAGGGACTCATCCTTTTAACCAAGATAAGCCCCTCGCTGCCCAAACTGCTGAACGGAGACCAGGACAGGATAAGGCAGATCCTGCTCAACCTGCTCACCAACGCCATAAAGTTCTCGGAACAGGGCAAGATAACCGTAGAGGCCACCATAGAAGGCTCGGATCTCGTCATATCCGTCACCGACAGCGGCCGGGGAATACCTAAAGAACAGCTGGACAAGATATTCCTCCCCTTCTACCAGACGTCCCCTTCGGACCGGGGACAAGGGCGGGGACTGGGGCTTGCCATATGCATGAAGCTTGCGGAGTCCATGGGGGGCACCATCTCGGTTCAAAGCGTCCCCGGCAAGGGGTCCTCTTTCTCCCTAAAGGTGCCCGCGGCGGAAGCGGAGGGGCAACCCGCCTCCTTCGAGGACGCCCAGAAGGCCCAAACCCTCCACGCGGCCCCCGACTCAAGGCCCCTGCAAATACTCCTGGCGGAAGACGACCCCCTCAACCGGGAACTGGTTCAAACCGCCCTATCCGCCATGGGACACTCGGTGAAATCCGCGTCCACCGGCATGGAGGCCCTCCGGGCCTTCTCAACCCATCGTTTCGACCTGGCAATACTGGACGTGAACATGCCACAAGGGGACGGGGTCTGGCTTGCAAGACAGATACGGCTCCTGGAGTCAAAAGACCCCTCGCGGGCAAGAACCCCCCTCATAGCCCTCACCGCCTGCGCCACGGAGGAGGACCGGCAGCGGTGCCTCAAGGCGGGGATGGACCTTTTTCTCACGAAACCGGTCCCCCTGGCGGAGCTGAAGGCCGCGGTTGAGGGAGCCGCCGGCGGAGGCAACCCCGCAGGATCGAGGGCAGATGCCCCCGCAGTGGACACCCAGCGGCTAATGGACCTCTCCTCCGGGGAGCTGGAGGTGGTTGGCAAGGCCCTCACCCTCTTCAAGGAGGGGGTCCCCATAATGTTGGAGACATTGCGGCTTCTGCTGCACCGAAACGACCTTAACGGCGCCGCGTCGGTGGTCCACAAGCTCAAGGGCCGGTTTGCCACGGTGGGGCATCAGGAGGCGGCGGAATACCTGGCGGCCCTGGAAGACCGACTCAAGAAAGGCCAAGGGGATGACCCGGACCAAGTGATAAGCCGGATCAACCAGGCCACCAGGGAGGTGCTCGCGGCCTACGAGGCCAT encodes the following:
- a CDS encoding ATP-binding protein translates to MALKIDLEDVPHPAVLFPPGGTPMGANSKGEEFLATFGWDGPAPAGESVSIGGRRFFPVRLASLPRGDVFALVEESCPPTRDLFISQISHEIRNPLNNIIGMSEMCLSAESPNRRWLECIKEASSHLLRIANDLLDLSSARNDLELRLAPYEVRKLISNTIRFVAPMAEAKGLILLTKISPSLPKLLNGDQDRIRQILLNLLTNAIKFSEQGKITVEATIEGSDLVISVTDSGRGIPKEQLDKIFLPFYQTSPSDRGQGRGLGLAICMKLAESMGGTISVQSVPGKGSSFSLKVPAAEAEGQPASFEDAQKAQTLHAAPDSRPLQILLAEDDPLNRELVQTALSAMGHSVKSASTGMEALRAFSTHRFDLAILDVNMPQGDGVWLARQIRLLESKDPSRARTPLIALTACATEEDRQRCLKAGMDLFLTKPVPLAELKAAVEGAAGGGNPAGSRADAPAVDTQRLMDLSSGELEVVGKALTLFKEGVPIMLETLRLLLHRNDLNGAASVVHKLKGRFATVGHQEAAEYLAALEDRLKKGQGDDPDQVISRINQATREVLAAYEAINIKPI